The proteins below come from a single Miscanthus floridulus cultivar M001 chromosome 1, ASM1932011v1, whole genome shotgun sequence genomic window:
- the LOC136530325 gene encoding vacuolar protein sorting-associated protein 52 A-like isoform X1, translating into MGRTGVASASSGGGARWPCGGGLNLGVKLNVLLLLSVVATNLVSLYHLSLRAATVPPLLLQQQQRDGDKDLVLIRQLDAIRAGVSQLNHLRSSSPPPPPPPAELVLYSRLAPVASACSAHPDLLHRYMSYTPFAPCPDDALSLAEPLLLRGCHPLPRRRCFSPTAPASASKLLPTDPFAPLPDAAVRWPKEGKCKSFSCLPPSLGFDVARTEAARFLRSWGPLDLTAPQLLRLASLSRAGPIRLGLDIGGGTGTLAARLKKLANATVLTTTMNLGAPYSEATAARGVVPLHVPLQQRFPVGDGTMDVVRAGHAVNRWIPEAALEFLWYDADRVLRPGGLLWVDHFWCRRSNLEGVYAAMLRRLGYKTIKWVAADKSVAGGSNNGKDEDYIEDNDSLVLLHDQIHDCDIILSQIGSILSGFQVHIGLISSEIRSLQEKSWDISLKLKNRKLVETKLAGFVEEIVAPPGLVNILINGEVNDGYARSLEILSRKLKFVQDDPLINASQALNDIKQELERLRQKALSKISRHIMEIFFAMRKPGTNIQILQQNLLQKHRYLVLFLKEHGSETYGDLCASYVDTMNKVLSTYFHVYVEALERLKLDIGVLNDFSGHDTSIIDIIIRGREHLRNHGFMFSLGERANILKEIHQPGLVPHISQVNSRKYPYEVIFRSLQKLLMDTASSEYLFIESFFGEEALFYQVFEGPFAVIDQHLDITLPNCHDAVCLMLIICITRKHQLVMCDRRLPCLDNYFDKALMYLWPRFKVVFDMYLQSLYQCDAQTIWIDGTHPHHIARCYVEFTASLVQLNAECGDGQLDMNLERLQSAIDLLLIRLAQTFTTTKLQHLFLLNNYDMAISVLKEAGDEAKKLQRYFEEKLETNMMVFVDDLLMEHFSDLLRFVRSHVSEDLVSYTEDTNIADVEPVVKNFAMKWRTALELMHNEVITSCSNLFSGMAILKAAMTQLLNDYNRLSECVKKITGGLTLNRHMVSITSISYEIRKYSRTL; encoded by the exons ATGGGGAGGACGGGGGTGGCCTCCGCCTCCAGTGGTGGAGGAGCACGATGGCCGTGCGGTGGTGGCCTCAACCTCGGCGTGAAGCTgaacgtgctgctgctgctgtcggtgGTGGCCACCAACCTGGTGTCGCTGTACCACCTCTCCCTCCGCGCCGCTACCGTGCCGCCGCTCCTTCTCCAGCAGCAGCAACGGGACGGCGACAAGGACCTGGTCCTCATCCGGCAGCTGGACGCCATCCGCGCGGGCGTGTCGCAGCTGAACCACCTCCGCTCGTCGTCCCCTCCCCCGCCGCCTCCCCCGGCGGAGCTGGTCCTCTACTCCCGCCTCGCCCCCGTCGCGTCCGCCTGCTCCGCGCACCCGGACCTCCTCCACCGCTACATGTCCTACACCCCCTTCGCGCCCTGCCCCGACGACGCCCTCTCCCTCGCCGAGCCCCTCCTCCTCCGCGGGTGCCATCCGCTCCCGCGCCGCAGGTGCTTCTCCCCCACCGCACCCGCATCAGCATCCAAACTCCTCCCCACCGACCCCTTCGCCCCGcttcccgacgccgccgtccgATGGCCCAAGGAGGGCAAGTGCAAATCGTTCTCCTGCCTGCCGCCGTCGCTGGGCTTCGACGTGGCGCGCACGGAGGCCGCACGGTTCCTCCGCTCGTGGGGGCCCTTGGACCTGACGGCGCCGCAGCTGCTGCGGCTGGCCTCGCTGAGCCGGGCGGGGCCCATCCGGCTCGGGCTCGACATCGGCGGCGGCACGGGCACGCTGGCGGCGCGGCTCAAGAAGCTCGCCAACGCCACGGTGCTGACGACCACAATGAACCTGGGCGCGCCCTACTCGGAAGCCACCGCGGCGCGTGGGGTGGTCCCGCTGCACGTGCCGCTGCAGCAGCGGTTCCCGGTGGGAGACGGGACCATGGACGTGGTGCGTGCGGGGCACGCCGTGAACCGTTGGATCCCAGAGGCGGCGCTGGAGTTCCTGTGGTACGACGCCGACCGTGTACTGCGCCCCGGCGGGCTGCTCTGGGTGGACCACTTCTGGTGCCGGAGGAGCAACCTGGAGGGCGTCTATGCCGCCATGCTGCGGAGGCTCGGCTACAAGACCATCAAGTGGGTCGCCGCTGACAAGAGCGTCGCCGGAGGCAGCAACAACGGCAAGGACGAG GATTATATTGAAGATAATGACAGCCTTGTTCTGTTGCATGATCAGATTCATGACTGTGACATTATTTTGTCACAAATAGGATCAATTCTTAGTGGATTCCAG GTCCATATAGGTTTGATAAGCTCGGAAATTAGAAGCCTTCAGGAGAAATCCTGGGATATAAGCTTGAAACTGAAGAACCGCAAG TTGGTTGAGACAAAGCTTGCTGGGTTTGTTGAAGAGATAGTTGCTCCTCCTGGTTTGGTAAATATTCTTATTAATGGAGAG GTAAATGATGGCTATGCCAGAAGTCTGGAGATCCTTAGCAGAAAGTTGAAATTTGTTCAAGATGATCCATTGATTAATGCATCACAAGCTCTGAATGATATTAAGCAAGAATTGGAAAGGCTTCGACAAAAGGCACTATCCAAG ATTTCCAGACATATTATGGAGATTTTCTTTGCTATGAGAAAACCTGGGACTAATATACAGATATTGCAACAAAATTTGCTTCAGAAGCATAG GTATCTCGTTCTGTTTCTTAAAGAGCATGGTTCCGAGACGTATGGTGATTTGTGTGCATCATATGTTGATACAATGAATAAG GTGCTGAGTACATACTTTCATGTGTATGTAGAAGCATTGGAGAGGTTGAAGCTAGATATTGGTGTACTCAATGATTTTAGTGGACATGATACCAGTATCATTGATATTATAATAAGAGGAAGAGAGCATCTGAGAAATCATGGTTTCATGTTTTCATTAGGTGAACGTGCAAATATTCTGAAG GAGATTCATCAACCTGGCTTGGTTCCGCATATATCTCAAGTCAACTCTCGTAAATACCCATATGAAGTTATTTTCAGGAGCCTTCAGAAGCTTCTGATGGACACTGCAAGCTCTGA GTATCTTTTCATAGAATCATTCTTTGGAGAAGAGGCACTGTTTTATCAAGTTTTCGAAG GACCTTTTGCTGTTATTGATCAACATTTGGATATCACTCTTCCAAATTGTCATGATGCTGTATGCCTCATGCTCATAATCTGCATAACTAGGAAGCACCAG TTGGTTATGTGCGACAGACGGCTTCCTTGTCTTGATAACTATTTTGATAAG GCTCTGATGTATCTCTGGCCACGTTTCAAGGTAGTGTTTGACATGTATCTTCAAAGCTTATATCAGTGCGATGCGCAAACAATATGGATAGATGGTACCCATCCACACCATATTGCAAGGTGCTACGTGGAGTTCACAGCATCCCTTGTTCAACTTAATGCTGAATGCGGAGATGGTCAG CTTGATATGAACTTGGAACGCTTGCAGTCAGCTATTGATCTCCTACTTATTAGGCTTGCCCAAACTTTTACAACTACCAAGCTGCAGCACCTTTTTCTTTTGAATAATTATGACATGGCCATCTCTGTCCTCAAG GAAGCTGGTGATGAAGCCAAAAAACTGCAAAGATATTTTGAAGAGAAGTTAGAAACTAACATGATGGTTTTTGTG GATGATTTGCTCATGGAACATTTCAGTGACTTACTTCGGTTTGTGAGGAGCCATGTTT CGGAAGACTTGGTATCTTACACCGAGGACACCAATATTGCTGATGTTGAGCCAGTTGTGAAGAACTTTGCCATGAAGTGGAGAACTGCTCTAGAGCTCATGCACAATGAAGTCATAACTTCTTGTAGTAACCTTTTTTCTGGGATGGCAATTCTAAAAGCAGCAATGACCCAGTTGCTTAATGACTATAACAGGCTCTCAGAATGTGTGAAAAAAATCACAGGGGGTTTGACTTTGAACAGACATATGGTTTCCATCACCTCTATTTCATATGAAATCAGGAAATActcaagaacactctag
- the LOC136530325 gene encoding vacuolar protein sorting-associated protein 52 A-like isoform X2: MGRTGVASASSGGGARWPCGGGLNLGVKLNVLLLLSVVATNLVSLYHLSLRAATVPPLLLQQQQRDGDKDLVLIRQLDAIRAGVSQLNHLRSSSPPPPPPPAELVLYSRLAPVASACSAHPDLLHRYMSYTPFAPCPDDALSLAEPLLLRGCHPLPRRRCFSPTAPASASKLLPTDPFAPLPDAAVRWPKEGKCKSFSCLPPSLGFDVARTEAARFLRSWGPLDLTAPQLLRLASLSRAGPIRLGLDIGGGTGTLAARLKKLANATVLTTTMNLGAPYSEATAARGVVPLHVPLQQRFPVGDGTMDVVRAGHAVNRWIPEAALEFLWYDADRVLRPGGLLWVDHFWCRRSNLEGVYAAMLRRLGYKTIKWVAADKSVAGGSNNGKDEDYIEDNDSLVLLHDQIHDCDIILSQIGSILSGFQVHIGLISSEIRSLQEKSWDISLKLKNRKLVETKLAGFVEEIVAPPGLVNILINGEVNDGYARSLEILSRKLKFVQDDPLINASQALNDIKQELERLRQKALSKISRHIMEIFFAMRKPGTNIQILQQNLLQKHRYLVLFLKEHGSETYGDLCASYVDTMNKVLSTYFHVYVEALERLKLDIGVLNDFSGHDTSIIDIIIRGREHLRNHGFMFSLGERANILKEIHQPGLVPHISQVNSRKYPYEVIFRSLQKLLMDTASSEYLFIESFFGEEALFYQVFEGPFAVIDQHLDITLPNCHDAVCLMLIICITRKHQALMYLWPRFKVVFDMYLQSLYQCDAQTIWIDGTHPHHIARCYVEFTASLVQLNAECGDGQLDMNLERLQSAIDLLLIRLAQTFTTTKLQHLFLLNNYDMAISVLKEAGDEAKKLQRYFEEKLETNMMVFVDDLLMEHFSDLLRFVRSHVSEDLVSYTEDTNIADVEPVVKNFAMKWRTALELMHNEVITSCSNLFSGMAILKAAMTQLLNDYNRLSECVKKITGGLTLNRHMVSITSISYEIRKYSRTL; encoded by the exons ATGGGGAGGACGGGGGTGGCCTCCGCCTCCAGTGGTGGAGGAGCACGATGGCCGTGCGGTGGTGGCCTCAACCTCGGCGTGAAGCTgaacgtgctgctgctgctgtcggtgGTGGCCACCAACCTGGTGTCGCTGTACCACCTCTCCCTCCGCGCCGCTACCGTGCCGCCGCTCCTTCTCCAGCAGCAGCAACGGGACGGCGACAAGGACCTGGTCCTCATCCGGCAGCTGGACGCCATCCGCGCGGGCGTGTCGCAGCTGAACCACCTCCGCTCGTCGTCCCCTCCCCCGCCGCCTCCCCCGGCGGAGCTGGTCCTCTACTCCCGCCTCGCCCCCGTCGCGTCCGCCTGCTCCGCGCACCCGGACCTCCTCCACCGCTACATGTCCTACACCCCCTTCGCGCCCTGCCCCGACGACGCCCTCTCCCTCGCCGAGCCCCTCCTCCTCCGCGGGTGCCATCCGCTCCCGCGCCGCAGGTGCTTCTCCCCCACCGCACCCGCATCAGCATCCAAACTCCTCCCCACCGACCCCTTCGCCCCGcttcccgacgccgccgtccgATGGCCCAAGGAGGGCAAGTGCAAATCGTTCTCCTGCCTGCCGCCGTCGCTGGGCTTCGACGTGGCGCGCACGGAGGCCGCACGGTTCCTCCGCTCGTGGGGGCCCTTGGACCTGACGGCGCCGCAGCTGCTGCGGCTGGCCTCGCTGAGCCGGGCGGGGCCCATCCGGCTCGGGCTCGACATCGGCGGCGGCACGGGCACGCTGGCGGCGCGGCTCAAGAAGCTCGCCAACGCCACGGTGCTGACGACCACAATGAACCTGGGCGCGCCCTACTCGGAAGCCACCGCGGCGCGTGGGGTGGTCCCGCTGCACGTGCCGCTGCAGCAGCGGTTCCCGGTGGGAGACGGGACCATGGACGTGGTGCGTGCGGGGCACGCCGTGAACCGTTGGATCCCAGAGGCGGCGCTGGAGTTCCTGTGGTACGACGCCGACCGTGTACTGCGCCCCGGCGGGCTGCTCTGGGTGGACCACTTCTGGTGCCGGAGGAGCAACCTGGAGGGCGTCTATGCCGCCATGCTGCGGAGGCTCGGCTACAAGACCATCAAGTGGGTCGCCGCTGACAAGAGCGTCGCCGGAGGCAGCAACAACGGCAAGGACGAG GATTATATTGAAGATAATGACAGCCTTGTTCTGTTGCATGATCAGATTCATGACTGTGACATTATTTTGTCACAAATAGGATCAATTCTTAGTGGATTCCAG GTCCATATAGGTTTGATAAGCTCGGAAATTAGAAGCCTTCAGGAGAAATCCTGGGATATAAGCTTGAAACTGAAGAACCGCAAG TTGGTTGAGACAAAGCTTGCTGGGTTTGTTGAAGAGATAGTTGCTCCTCCTGGTTTGGTAAATATTCTTATTAATGGAGAG GTAAATGATGGCTATGCCAGAAGTCTGGAGATCCTTAGCAGAAAGTTGAAATTTGTTCAAGATGATCCATTGATTAATGCATCACAAGCTCTGAATGATATTAAGCAAGAATTGGAAAGGCTTCGACAAAAGGCACTATCCAAG ATTTCCAGACATATTATGGAGATTTTCTTTGCTATGAGAAAACCTGGGACTAATATACAGATATTGCAACAAAATTTGCTTCAGAAGCATAG GTATCTCGTTCTGTTTCTTAAAGAGCATGGTTCCGAGACGTATGGTGATTTGTGTGCATCATATGTTGATACAATGAATAAG GTGCTGAGTACATACTTTCATGTGTATGTAGAAGCATTGGAGAGGTTGAAGCTAGATATTGGTGTACTCAATGATTTTAGTGGACATGATACCAGTATCATTGATATTATAATAAGAGGAAGAGAGCATCTGAGAAATCATGGTTTCATGTTTTCATTAGGTGAACGTGCAAATATTCTGAAG GAGATTCATCAACCTGGCTTGGTTCCGCATATATCTCAAGTCAACTCTCGTAAATACCCATATGAAGTTATTTTCAGGAGCCTTCAGAAGCTTCTGATGGACACTGCAAGCTCTGA GTATCTTTTCATAGAATCATTCTTTGGAGAAGAGGCACTGTTTTATCAAGTTTTCGAAG GACCTTTTGCTGTTATTGATCAACATTTGGATATCACTCTTCCAAATTGTCATGATGCTGTATGCCTCATGCTCATAATCTGCATAACTAGGAAGCACCAG GCTCTGATGTATCTCTGGCCACGTTTCAAGGTAGTGTTTGACATGTATCTTCAAAGCTTATATCAGTGCGATGCGCAAACAATATGGATAGATGGTACCCATCCACACCATATTGCAAGGTGCTACGTGGAGTTCACAGCATCCCTTGTTCAACTTAATGCTGAATGCGGAGATGGTCAG CTTGATATGAACTTGGAACGCTTGCAGTCAGCTATTGATCTCCTACTTATTAGGCTTGCCCAAACTTTTACAACTACCAAGCTGCAGCACCTTTTTCTTTTGAATAATTATGACATGGCCATCTCTGTCCTCAAG GAAGCTGGTGATGAAGCCAAAAAACTGCAAAGATATTTTGAAGAGAAGTTAGAAACTAACATGATGGTTTTTGTG GATGATTTGCTCATGGAACATTTCAGTGACTTACTTCGGTTTGTGAGGAGCCATGTTT CGGAAGACTTGGTATCTTACACCGAGGACACCAATATTGCTGATGTTGAGCCAGTTGTGAAGAACTTTGCCATGAAGTGGAGAACTGCTCTAGAGCTCATGCACAATGAAGTCATAACTTCTTGTAGTAACCTTTTTTCTGGGATGGCAATTCTAAAAGCAGCAATGACCCAGTTGCTTAATGACTATAACAGGCTCTCAGAATGTGTGAAAAAAATCACAGGGGGTTTGACTTTGAACAGACATATGGTTTCCATCACCTCTATTTCATATGAAATCAGGAAATActcaagaacactctag